The Sulfurospirillum tamanense genomic interval AACTAAAGAGGAATTTTTTGACTATGGTGCAGAAATCATTAACGCTGATTTGGCCAAAATGCACTACAAAGACGAAGAAAAAATCACAGCCGCTGCCTTTTATGAAGAGGGCACTATGGATGAACTGGACATTCAAGACATCCTAGAATGCTCAAATGCACTGCACGAAGCTACCACTGACACCTTTACAAAACACGACGAAAGCTACTTTACCAACGTCAACGCGCAACTTCAGTCCTATGCTACTATTTTAGAAAAAAATATGGAATTTCGAGACATTGGCTACAGCCTCTCAAAGCTCTCACAACTTTTAATGTCTCATCTGGACACTTTGCCTAGCCATGAGAAAAAACCCTCGCTCGTACTCGTACTAAATACTATCGTAGAAGACTTGATTGCTTGGACTGTTGCTGTCCTAAAAGAAAAAACTGCTATTGACATCCACTATCTTGATGCCTCCTTGCTCTCTAGTATCTTGCAATTTGAAATGATGCTTACGCCTCCCAAAGACGAGGAAGACGAGTTGGAATTTTTTTAAAGGAAACGCCATATGACGTGTGATTATTTTGGAAAATGTGGCAGTTGCACAGCCTACAACAAGGGCTACACGGGCCAATTTTTAGACAAACAAGAGGACGCTAGAGCACTGTTTTCTCCTTTTTATAAAAAACCATTTGAGGCATTTGCATCCACTTCATCTCACTACCGAAATCGCGCTGAGTTTCGCATCTGGCATGAGGGCGAGGCGATAGATTTTGCCATGAATAGTGTGGATGGGGGCAGGGTGCTCATCGAACAATGTCCCAAGGCAGACAAAGCCATCAATGCGCTCTTGCCACGCCTTAAAGAGGTATTAAAGCAAAGTCCGCTACTTAGACACAAGCTCTTTAGTGTGGAGTTTTTAAGCGCCCACGAGGGGATGCTTGTGACGCTTATCTACCATAAAAAGCTTGACCACGCATGGGAAGAGGCGGCAAGAGAACTTGAAAAAGCTTTACATGTAAGGCTCATTGGACGTAGTCGTGGGGTGAAAAAAGTCTTAAGCCAAGAGTGGGTGGTGGATGCTTTACATGTAAAGGAAAAAACCTACCGTTTTAAACTTCTTGAGGGCGCGTTTTCTCAGCCAAACCGCAGTGTTAATGCACAGATGATTGCGTGGGTGTGTTCCAAGCTTGACCCCCTTACATGTAAGGATTTGCTAGAGCTTTATTGTGGCCATGGGAACTTCACTTTGCCACTAAGTGGCCATTTTCGCGCCGTCTTAGCCACGGAAATCTCTAAAGCGTCTATTAAATCTGCTCTTGAAAATTGCACCCTTAATGGCACGCACAACATCACCTTTGTGCGTATGAGCGCAGAAGAACTCACCAGTGCGTTAAATAAAGAGCGGGAGTTTGTGCGCTTGCGGGAAGTCGATTTGGATGATTACGATTTTTCACACCTTTTTGTGGACCCGCCGCGCGCAGGAATGGATGAAAAAAGCTGTGCTTTTGCGGCACAGTTTGAACACATTATCTACATTTCATGCAATCCACACACCCTAGCGCGGGATCTAGAACTGCTAACTAAAACCCACGAAGTGGCCCATTTTGCGCTGTTTGACCAGTTTCCCTACACCCATCACCTTGAAAGCGGAGTTATTCTAACGAAGAAAACGTAGGTTTGTAAAAGCAAAAGGTATTTTTGCCTGATTTTTTTGCTTCATACATGGCCGAATCGGCTTTTTTGATAAGGACATTGTATTCCTCTCCATCGTTAGGATAAAAAGAGATACCGATGCTGGGGGTTACCTTAAGGGCGTGATTTTTAAAAGTAATCTTTTCTTCAAAAACTTTCAAAATGCGCCGTGCAATGAGTGCGGCTTCCGCCTCAGCCCGAATAAATCCCACCAAAATCACAAACTCATCGCCTCCAAAACGGGCAAGCACGTCAATCTCTCTAAGGGTTTTGGCAATCCGCTTTCCCGCCTCTACCA includes:
- the trmA gene encoding tRNA (uridine(54)-C5)-methyltransferase TrmA is translated as MTCDYFGKCGSCTAYNKGYTGQFLDKQEDARALFSPFYKKPFEAFASTSSHYRNRAEFRIWHEGEAIDFAMNSVDGGRVLIEQCPKADKAINALLPRLKEVLKQSPLLRHKLFSVEFLSAHEGMLVTLIYHKKLDHAWEEAARELEKALHVRLIGRSRGVKKVLSQEWVVDALHVKEKTYRFKLLEGAFSQPNRSVNAQMIAWVCSKLDPLTCKDLLELYCGHGNFTLPLSGHFRAVLATEISKASIKSALENCTLNGTHNITFVRMSAEELTSALNKEREFVRLREVDLDDYDFSHLFVDPPRAGMDEKSCAFAAQFEHIIYISCNPHTLARDLELLTKTHEVAHFALFDQFPYTHHLESGVILTKKT